The genome window GTGTCGTTTATCGGCGTGGGCGGGTTGCTGCTGGTGGTGGGCTACTTTGCGCCGCTGCCGCCCAAACGCGCCGACGCGGTGTTGGAAACTGAAGGAGCATCCTCTTGATCGGTAAGTTGAGCGTGGCCGTGCTGGGCCTGTGTACGACCTTGTCCGTGTGGGCGCAGGAAACGCCCGCCGACTTCACCACCCAGGTGCCGCTGAGCGTCAGTGGCAACGGCCCCTGGTATCGCCTGGAGGTGCCACTGGCGGTGCAATTGAACGCGCGCCAGGCGGATCTCGCCGATGTGCGGGTGTTCAACGCCGCCGGCGAGCCCCAGGCCTATGCGTTGTCGCGCCAGGCGTCGCAGCGTACCGAAAGCCGCGAAGTTACCGATGTGAAGTGGTTCCCGCTGTACGCCGCCGACACCCAGCAAGCCCTGCCCGACGTGGTGATGAAAGCCACCACCACCGGCACCCTGGTGGAAATCAAACCCTCGAACGCACCCAAACCCGGCAAGCAAGTACTGCGCGGCTGGGTGCTGGACGCCAGTGCGATCAAGGCGCCCTTGCAGCAATTGAGCCTGGACTGGAGCCGCGAGCAAGAGGGCTTCCAGCGTTTCAGCATCGAGGCCAGTGATGACTTGCAGCATTGGGACGCCTGGGGCGATGGGCAGGTGGCGCGCTTGTCGTTTGCCGACGAACGGGTCGAGCAGCATGACGTGAACTTGCCCGGGCAATCGGCGCGCTACCTGCGGCTGGTCTGGCAGGGCCAGGCGGCGCCGTTGCTGACCTCGGCCAAGCTGGTGAGCGCTACCCGCAGCAGCGTGCCGCTGCCGTTGGTGTGGTCGCAGCCGCTGGCGGGTACGCGGCTCAGCGCCGGGGAGTACAGTTGGCAGTTGCCTGCGGGGGTGAGCATCGAACGTTTGCGCATCGAGCTCAAGCAAGCCAACACGCTGGCGCCGGTGACGTTATCCGGTCGAAGGGATAGCAAGCAGGCCTGGCAACCATTGAGCAATGGTCTGTTGTATCGCCTGACCCAGAATGGCCAGGAGGTGGTGCAGGATGAGCTGCAGTTGCCGGGCCAAACGGTGGCCGAGCTCAAATTACAGGTGGATGAGCGCGGTGGCGGCCTGGGCGTCGAGGCGCCGGCCCTGCGCTTTGCGGTGCGCGCCACGCAGTTGGTGTTCCTGGCGCGGGGTGAGCCACCGTTTACGCTGGCGCTGGGCAATGCGTCGGCCAAGGCGGCGGGCTTGCCACTGTCGACCCTGATTCCGGACTACAAACCCGAGCGCTTCAAGACGCTGGGGCAGGCCAAGGTCGCCGGGGAAGTCGCGGTCACGCCGGTTGCGGTGGTAGCCGCTGCCGATGCCGGGACGAACTGGAAAAAACTCGGGCTCTGGGCCGTGCTGCTGCTCGGCGTGGCGGCACTGGGCGCCATGGCCTACAGTTTGCTGCGCAAGCCGCCGGCGGCACGTTAAATAAAGTCCATGAACTCTATTGGGTTTAAATCCTCTGATAGGAGGAAATACGCCCCGACTCGCGTTAAACTGCGCGGGTTTTCAAGCCCCCCATTCTTCGGAGCCTTACATGTCCCGCGTTACCTTGAGTCGCTATTTGATCGAGCAGACCCGCAGCAACAACACGCCTGCCGATCTGCGCTTCCTTATCGAAGTGGTGGCGCGTGCTTGCAAGGAAATCAGCCACGCCGTGTCCAAAGGCGCACTGGGTGGTGTCCTGGGCAGCATGGGCACTGAAAACGTGCAGGGCGAAGTGCAGAAGAAGCTCGACGTCCTGTCCAACGAGATCCTGCTCGAAGCCAACGAATGGGGCGGTCACCTGGCCGGCATGGCGTCCGAAGAAATGGACAATGCCTACCAGATCCCCGGCAAATACCCGAAAGGCGCGTACCTGCTGGTGTTCGACCCACTGGACGGTTCGTCCAACATCGACATCAACGCACCGGTTGGCACCATCTTCTCGGTACTGCGTTGCCCGAACGAATACCTGAGCCAGAACGAAGCGCTGAACGAAAAGGCCTTCCTGCAGCCAGGCACCGAGCAGGTGGCTGCCGGCTACGCGATCTACGGCCCGCAGACCATGCTGGTGCTGACCCTGGGCGACGGCGTGAAGGGTTTCACCCTGGACCGTGAAATGGGCAGTTTCGTACTGACCCACGAGGACATCACCATTCCTGCGTCGACCCAGGAATTCGCGATCAACATGTCCAACCAGCGTCACTGGGAAGAACCGGTCACTCGTTACGTAGGCGAGTTGATGGCAGGCGAAGAAGGCCCGCTGAAGAAAAACTTCAACATGCGCTGGGTGGCCGCGATGGTCGCCGACGTGCACCGCATCCTGACCCGTGGTGGCCTGTTCATGTACCCACGCGACAGCCGCGAGCCGTCCAAGCCGGGCAAACTGCGCCTGATGTACGAAGCCAACCCGATGTCGTTCCTGGTTGAGCAGGCAGGCGGCGCGTCCACCGACGGCCACCAGCGCATCCTCGATATCCAGCCGGAAGGCCTGCACCAGCGTGTGGCGGTGTTCCTGGGTTCGAAGGAAGAAGTTGAGCGTGTGACGGCTTACCACAAGAAGTAAGCTACGGCGACGAGTGGCCGGCGTTGTTGTGAGCCGGTTCACCCTTGAAGAAGCCCCGAAACGTTTCAGCGTTTTCGGGGCTTTTTTGTTTTTGCTCATCGGGAACCAGACACCTCTTTTCCCTTCTAAGCTTCTGGCAGATACCCACGCTGCTTCGTCCCTCCAGGAGTGTTTCCATGTCGTTACGCCGTCTCGCGTTGCTGGCTTTTTGCGTGCTGTTGGCCGCTTGCAGCAAGGTCAACCAAGAAAACTATCAAAAATTGTCGGCTGGCATGGCCAAGGCTGAGGTGGAGTCGTTGCTGGGCAAGCCGACCGATTGTTCCGGCGCACTGGGCATGTCCAGTTGCACATGGGGCGATAAAAACAGCTTTATCAGCGTTCAATATGCCGGTGACAAGGTTCTGATGTTTTCCGGGCAAGGCCTGAAGTAAACCGGGGCGCAAGCCTGCGGGAGAAGAAGAATGATGCGTTTTGTTTTGTTCCTTTGTGCCAGCCTGTTTTTGGCGGGCTGTGCCAGCCATTCTGGCGATGATCTGCAACCCAAGACAGCGAGCAACGTCAACCTCAAGCGTTACCAGGGCACCTGGTATGAGTTGGCCCGATTGCCAATGTACTTCCAGCGCAACTGTGCGCAGTCCGAAGCCCGCTATACCCTGTTGCCTGACGGCGACATGTCGGTGTTCAACCGCTGCCTGACGACCGAGTGGAAGTGGGAAGAAGCCAAGGGCACCGCCACCCCGCAAGTGCCGGGCAAGACCGACAAGCTCTGGGTGGAATTCAATAACTGGTTCACCTCGCTGCTGCCGGGTGTCGCCAAGGGCGATTACTGGGTGCTGTATGTCAGCGATGACTACAAGACCGCGATTGTGGGCAGCCCGAGCCGTCGTTACATGTGGATCCTGTCACGCACGCCGACGGTCAATGCGGACACCCGCGAAGACCTGCTGAGCAGGGCACGGCAACAAGGGTATGACACCACACGGTTGATCTGGCGTACGTCGGACAAGCAGATGGCGAAGACTTCGCAATAACTCTGGATCACCACCGATCCAATTGTGGGAGGGGGCTTGCCCCCGATTGCAGTGTGTCAGTCAGCACGTCTGATTCTGATACATCGCTATCGGGGGCAAGCCCCCTCCCACCGTTTTTAACCGAGTAAATCCCTCAAGACCTGTGTGAACGCTCGGCTGCTTTCTTCTTCGCCGGCATGATGCCCATCGCGCACCACCCACTTTCCATTCACCAGCACATCCCGCACCTGCCGATCACCGCCGGCAAACAACCAGCGGTTGAGAATTCCGTCCTCAGTCGCCGTGGCCAGGTAGGGGTCATTACCGTCCAGGACAATCCAATCCGCACGTTTACCCACTTCCAGCCGACCAATCGGCTGGCCCAGTGCCTGGGCACCACCGTCCAGCGCGGCGTCAAACAGCGTGCGCCCGACCATCGGCTGATCACTGCGATACAACCGATTACGCCGCTGATCGCGCAGGCGCTGGCCATATTCCAACCAACGCAACTCCTCCACCACACTCAATGACACATGGCTGTCGGAGCCGATGCCCATGCGTCCGCCCTGGGCAAGAAAGTCCACCGCTGGGAAAATCCCATCACCCAGGTTGGCCTCGGTAGTCAGGCACAGGCCTGCAATCGCCCGGCTTTTGGCCATGCGCGTCACTTCATCGGCATCGGCATGGGTGGCGTGCACCAGGCACCAGCGTTCATCGACGTCGACATTGTCATACAGCCATTGCAGTGGGCGTTTGCCGCTCCAGGCCAGGCAGTCGTCGACTTCCTTTTGCTGTTCGGCGATGTGGATATGCACCGGGCAGGTCTTGTCGCTGGCGGCCAGTACTTCGTTGATTTGTTGGGGTGTGACGGCACGCAGCGAGTGAAAGCATAGGCCCAGTTGCTGTGCGGGTTGCGCCGTCAGTATCGGTTGCAGGCGCGCTTGCAGGTCCAGGTAATTTTCAGTGCTGTTGATAAAACGCCGCTGGCCTTCATTAGCTACCTGGCCGCCGAAACCGGAATGGGTGTAGAGCACCGGCAACAACGTCAGGCCGATCCCACTGCTAGCCGCCGCCTGGCTGATCTGCCGCGACAATTCCGTGCGATCGACATAGGGCTGGCCGCTGACGTCATGGTGCACATAGTGGAATTCGGCTACCGACGTGTAGCCGGCCTTGAGCATCTCGATGTACAACTGGCGCGCGATCACCTGCAATTGGTCCGGGTTGATCTTGCCGACCATGCGGTACATCAGGTCGCGCCAGGTCCAGAAACTGTCATTCGGGTTGCCGGCCACTTCGGCCAATCCCGCCATGGCACGCTGGAAGGCATGGGAATGCAGGTTCGGCATGCCCGCCAACACCGGGCCTCTCATCCGTTCGGCACCCTCTGCACTGGCATTGGCCTCAACGTTGGTCAGCAAGCCATCGGCGCTGACTTCAAGACGTACATCATTGGCCCATCCATTAGGCAGCAGCGCGCGTTCGGCAAAGAAAGCGGACATGATCAAGGCACCCCGGTCGTGTGTTTATTTGTATATACATATACAGACGTTTGCCTGCTCGGTAAACTCCGGCAATCTATGCATCTTTTCCCCCTGCAAGGATTCCCTGTGCCGACTCCGCCCGCCAACTCATCGCTGGCTGCCCACATGGACGAAAGTCCGGCGCCCTTGTACGCCCGCGTCAAACAGATGATCAGCCAGCAGATTCTCAACGGCAACTGGCCGCCCCACTACCGCGTGCCTTCGGAGAGCGAACTGGTCAGCCAGCTGGGTTTCAGCCGCATGACCATCAACCGCGCCCTGCGCGAGCTCACCGCCGAAGGTTTGCTGGTGCGCATGCAAGGCGTCGGCACATTTGTCGCCGAACCCAAGAGCCAGTCGGCGCTGTTCGAGGTGCACAACATCGCCGATGAGATTGCCTCCCGTGGGCATCGGCACACCTGCCAAGTCATCACCCTGGGAGAAGAGGCTGCCGGTTCAGAGCGCGCCGTTGCCCTGGAAATGCGCGAAGGCGGGCGGGTGTTTCACTCGCTGATCGTGCACTTCGAAAACGATATTCCCGTGCAAATCGAAGACCGTTTCGTCAACGCCCTGGTCGCGCCGGAATACCTGCAACAGGATTTCACCCAGCAAACGCCCTACGCCTACCTGAACCAGGTGGCGCCGCTGACCGAAGGCGAGCATGTGGTCGAAGCCATTCTTGCCGACGCTGCCGAGTGCAAGCTGCTGCAGATCGAACCCAGCGAGCCGTGCCTGCTGATTCGCCGGCGCACCTGGTCGGGTCGCCAGCCAGTGACCGCCGCGCGTCTGATCCACCCCGGTTCCCGTCATAGCCTGGAAGGACGTTTCAGTAAATGAGCAGCGTAAAAGTCTGGCGCGCCGCCGAGTACGTACGCATGCCGTGGAAAAACGGCGGTGGCAGCACCGAAGAAATCACCCGTGACGCCGGCGCCGGCCTGGATGGCTTTGGCTGGCGTCTGTCGATTGCGGATATCGCGGAGTCGGGTGGCTTTTCCACCTTTGCCGGTTACCAGCGTGTCATCACCGTGATCCAGGGCGCCGGAATGGTGCTGACCGTGGATGGCGAAGAGCAGCGCGGGTTGTTACCGCTGCAACCCTTTGCGTTCAAGGGTGACAGCCAGGTGGCATGCCGCTTGATCACCGGGCCGATCCGCGACTTCAACCTGATCTACTCGCCACAGCGTTACCACGCGAGGCTGCAATGGGTGGACGGTGTGCAGCGGTTCTTCAGTACCGCGCAGACCGTGCTGGTGTTCAGCGTGGCTGATGAAGTGAAGGTGCTGGACCACAAGCTGGGCCATCACGACTGCCTGCAAATCGACGGTAACACCGGCCTGCTGGACCTCACCGTCAGCGGCCGCAGTTGCATCATCGAACTGACCCGGCGCGGTTAAAAAAAGTGGGAGGGGGCTTGCCCCCGATTGCAGTGTGTCAGCCAGCTTATCTGGTACTGATACATCGCCATCGGGGGCAAGCCCCCTCCCACATTTGTTTCCCGCTGTTCTTGCTAGCTGTTTCCTGAGCGCGCACCATTTTGTTACCGAATGCCCCAGCGTGGCGCAAAACTATCCTTTCGCGATAACCCCGCCGAACCACTAACGCCTCCCGTAAGAAATTTCATCACGCCTCGACACCTTGATTTTCAAGGCTCACACGCGCTTTCCAAAAAAATCCAAACGCCTCGCCGAAAAAGTTGGCCGCTCGATTGCATATGCTTGTATGTACAAGTAAAGATGTGTGCGTAAGACTCTCTTCGCACCATCCATGTTCGCGCATCATGCCGAGGAGTCCAGTCGTGACCGATTTTTCTAAAGCCAAGCCTACAAAATACCGTGACGTTGAAATCCGTGCCGCCCACGGTACCAAGCTCACCGCCAAAAGCTGGCTGACTGAAGCGCCGCTGCGCATGCTGATGAACAACCTCGACCCACAAGTGGCCGAGAACCCGAAAGAACTGGTGGTGTACGGCGGTATTGGCCGTGCAGCACGCAACTGGGAGTGCTACGACCAGATCGTCGAGAGCCTCACCAATCTGAATGACGACGAAACCCTGCTGGTGCAATCCGGCAAACCGGTCGGCGTGTTCAAGACCCACAGCAACGCCCCGCGTGTACTGATCGCCAACTCCAACCTGGTGCCGCACTGGGCCAGCTGGGAACACTTCAACGAACTGGATGCCAAGGGCCTGGCCATGTACGGCCAGATGACCGCCGGCAGCTGGATCTACATCGGCAGCCAGGGCATCGTCCAGGGCACCTACGAAACCTTCGTCGAAGCCGGTCGCCAGCACTACAACAGTGACCTCAAAGGCCGTTGGGTACTGACTGCCGGCCTCGGCGGCATGGGCGGCGCCCAGCCTCTGGCGGCCACCCTGGCCGGCGCCTGCTCGCTGAACATCGAGTGCCAGCAGGTCAGCATCGATTTCCGCCTGAACAGCCGCTATGTCGACGAGCAAGCCACCGACCTCGACGACGCCCTGGCGCGCATCGCCAGATACACCAAGGAAGGCAAGGCCATCTCCATCGCCCTGCTGGGTAACGCGGCGGAAATCCTGCCGGAACTGGTCAAGCGTGGCGTACGCCCGGACATGGTCACCGACCAGACCAGCGCCCATGACCCGCTCAACGGCTACCTGCCCGCCGGCTGGACCTGGGACGAATACCGCGCCCGCGCCAAGACCGAGCCCGCTGCCGTGATCAAGGCCGCCAAGCAGTCGATGGCCGTGCACGTCAAAGCCATGCTCGAGTTCCAGAAACAAGGCATCCCGACCTTCGACTACGGCAACAACATCCGCCAGATGGCCCAGGAAGAGGGCGTGGAAAACGCCTTCGATTTCCCGGGTTTCGTCCCGGCCTATATCCGCCCACTGTTCTGCCGTGGCATCGGCCCGTTCCGCTGGGCGGCGCTGTCCGGCGACCCGCAGGACATCTACAAGACCGACGCCAAAGTCAAAGAGCTGATCCCGGACGACGCGCACCTGCACAACTGGCTGGACATGGCCCGCGAACGCATCAGCTTCCAGGGCCTGCCGGCACGTATCTGCTGGGTTGGCCTGGGCCAGCGCGCCAAGCTTGGCCTGGCGTTCAACGAAATGGTGCGCAGCGGCGAGCTGTCAGCGCCGGTGGTGATCGGCCGGGACCACCTCGACTCCGGCTCGGTCGCCAGCCCGAACCGCGAAACCGAAGCCATGCAGGACGGTTCCGACGCTGTGTCCGACTGGCCGCTGCTCAACGCACTGCTCAACACTGCGAGTGGCGCGACCTGGGTATCGCTGCACCACGGCGGCGGCGTGGGCATGGGCTTCTCCCAGCACTCCGGCATGGTCATCGTCTGCGACGGCACCGACGAAGCGGCTGAGCGGATTGCCCGCGTGCTGCACAACGACCCGGCCACCGGCGTGATGCGTCACGCAGACGCCGGTTACCAGATCGCGATCGACTGCGCCAAAGAGCAGGGCCTCAATCTGCCCATGATCAAGTAACCCAATGTGGGAGCGGGCTTTTGTGGGAGCGGGCTTGCTCGCGAATACGGTGGGTCAGCTACAGATGCATTGACTGAAAGTCCGCTTTCGCGAGCAAGCCCGCTCCCACATTTGATCTGCAGTGAACCAGAAAACAATCCATCAGAGGTTGAACCGACATGGCTGCAAATGACACCACCCCGTTGATCGAAAGGCGTTCGATCGACTACATCCCGGAAGCGGAAAGACACGGTCGTCTGTTCAGCCAGTTCACCCTGTGGATGGGCGCCAACCTGCAGATCACCGCGATTGTCACCGGGGCCTTGGCCGTGGTGCTGGGCGGTGATGTGTTCTGGTCGTTGATCGGTCTGTTGATCGGTCAACTGATCGGCGGTGGGGTCATGGCGTTGCATGCGGCGCAAGGGCCCAAGCTGGGCCTGCCGCAGATGATCTCCAGCCGGGTGCAGTTCGGTGTGTATGGCGCGGCCATTCCGATCGTGCTGGTGTGCCTGATGTACCTGGGCTTCACCGCCACTGGCACCGTGCTTTCGGGGCAGGCGCTGGGCCAGCTGTTCGGGGTCAGCGACAGCGTCGGCATCCTGATTTTTGCCAGCGTCATTGTGCTGGTCACGGTGCTCGGCTACCGGGTGATTCATTTCATCGGGCGTGTCGCCAGCGTGATTGGCGTGATCGCTTTTGTGTACCTGTTCAGCCGTCTGATGAGCCAGACCGATGTGGGCGCGCTCCTGCAAATCCGCCACTTCAGCTGGAGCAGTTTCCTGCTCGCGGTGTCGCTCGCGGCCTCCTGGCAGATCGCTTTCGGCCCGTACGTGGCGGACTATTCGCGTTACCTGCCGAGCAAGACCTCGTCGGTGAAAACCTTTTTCGCCGCCGGTGCGGGATCGGTGGTGGGCGCGCAGGTGGCGATGGTCCTCGGCGTGTTTGCCGCGGCCATGTCCAACGGTCAGTTCGCCGGGCATGAAGTGGCCTACATCGTGGGCCTGAGCGGCACCGGCGCTACCGCTGCGCTGCTGTACTTCAGCATCGCGTTCGGCAAGGTCACCATTTCGACGCTGAACTCCTACGGCAGTTTCATGTGCATCGCGACCATCGTCAGCGGCTTTCGTGGTCGCCTGGAGGTCACGCGCCTGCAACGCCTGGTGTTCGTGCTGGCGATTGTCGGCACGGCGACCTTGATCGCATTGCTCGGCCAGCACTCGTTCCTGGGGGCGTTCAAGTCCTTCATCCTGTTCCTGCTGGCGTTCTTCACGCCCTGGAGCGCGATCAACCTGGTGGACTACTACTGCATCACCCGCGAGCGCTATGACGTACCAGCGCTGGCCGACCCGAACGGTCGCTACGGGCGCTGGAACCTGCTGGGGATCAGCGTGTATGTGTTCGGCGTGCTGGTGCAGTTGCCGTTCATCTCCACCAAGTTCTACACAGGTCCCTTGGTGGCCGCGCTGGGTGATGTGGATATCTCCTGGATCATCGGCCTGGTACTGCCCGCAGCGCTGTATTACCTGTGTGCGAAAAAATGGCACGGCACCGTGCCCGATCAACTGATCCTGCCAACAGAGCAGGGCGCTATACCCACAACAAACGGGCTGGCTGCACAGGCCTGATGGGACGTGGACAGGGCAGGATGCCTACTGACTGCCGTAATCCATTTCAAGATTGGGAGCGTCACAACAATGAAAATGCATAAGACCCTGATGGCTACCTTGCTCTCTGCAGGCTTGCTGGCCAGCGCTGGCGCCCAGGCAGCCGGTTGGTGCGAATCCGGCAAGCCGGTGAAGTTCGCCGGCCTGAACTGGGAGAGCGGCATGTTGCTCACCGACATCCTGCAAACCGTGCTGGAAAAAGGCTACGACTGCAAAACCGACAGCCTGCCGGGCAACTCCATCACCATGGAAAACGCCCTGAGCAGCAACGACATCCAAGTGTTCGCCGAAGAATGGGTCGGCCGCAGTGAAGTCTGGAACAAGGCCGAGAAGGCCGGCAAAGTCGTCGGCGTCGGCGCCCCTGTCGTCGGTGCAATCGAAGGTTGGTACGTGCCGCGCTATGTGATCGAAGGCGACGCCAAGCGCAAGCTGGAGCCCAAGGCCCCGGACCTGAAAAACATCGCCGACCTGGCCAAGTACGCCTCGGTGTTCAAGGACCAGGAAGAGCCCTCCAAGGGCCGCTTCTACAACTGCCCGGCCGGCTGGACCTGCGAGCTGGATAACAGCGAAATGCTGAAAAGCTACGGCCTGGAAAGCACCTACACCAACTTCCGCCCAGGCACCGGCCCGGCGCTGGATGCGGCGGTGCTGTCGAGCTACAAGCGTGGCGAGCCGATCCTGTTCTACTACTGGTCGCCCACGCCGCTGATGGGCCAGGTCGACCTGGTCAAGCTCGAAGAAAAACCCGGTGTGGATAAAAGCGTGAGCATCAAGGTCGGCCTGTCCAAGACCTTCCACGAACAAGCCCCTGAATTGGTGGCCGTGCTGGAAAAGGTCAACCTGCCCATCGACCTGCTGAACCAGAACCTGGGCCGCATGGCCAAGGAGCGAATTGAGTCGCCAAAACTGGCGAAAATTTTCCTCAAGGAACATCCTGAAGTCTGGCACGCCTGGGTGAGCGACGACGCAGCCAAGAAAATCGACGCGGCCTTGTAGGTCAAGCGTGCCCGGCTACCCTGAGGGGTTGGCCGGGCGCCTGGCCACAACCCACTGGATCGAGAGCACGATATGTTTCCTGAGAGTTTTACGTTTTCCATCGCCGACTGGGTCAACGGTTGGGTGGACTCACTGGTCACCAACTACGGCGATGTGTTCCGGCACATTTCCGACACCTTGCTATGGGCCATCGTCAACCTGGAAGGGTTGCTGCGCGCAGCGCCCTGGTGGCTGATGCTGGCCATTGTCGGCGCCGTCGCCTGGCACGCTACCCGCAAGGTGGTGACCACGGCGGTGATCGTCGGCCTGCTGTTCCTGGTGGGCGCGGTTGGCCTGTGGGACAAGCTGATGCAGACCCTGGCCTTGATGATGGTCGCCACCGTGATCTCGGTGCTGATCGGCATTCCGCTGGGCATCTTGTCGGCGCGTAGCAATCGCCTGCGTTCGGTGTTGATGCCGCTGCTCGACATCATGCAGACCATGCCGAGTTTCGTGTACCTGATCCCGGTGCTGATGCTGTTCGGCCTGGGCAAGGTCCCGGCGATTTTCGCCACGGTGATCTACGCCGCGCCGCCGCTGATCCGCCTCACAGACCTTGGCATCCGCCAAGTCGACGGCGAAGTCATGGAAGCCATCAACGCCTTCGGTGCCAACCGTTGGCAGCAACTGTTCGGCGTGCAACTGCCGCTGGCGTTGCCGAGCATCATGGCCGGTATCAACCAGACCACCATGATGGCGCTGTCGATGGTGGTGATCGCCTCGATGATCGGCGCCCGTGGCTTGGGTGAAGACGTCCTCGTCGGCATCCAGACCCTCAACGTTGGGCGTGGCCTTGAGGCCGGCCTGGCGATCGTGATTCTCGCAGTGGTCATCGACCGCATTACCCAGGCCTATGGTCGTCCACGGCATGAGGCGAGCAAATGACTACTGTCAGCAAAATCGAAGTCAAAAACGTGTTCAAGATTTTCGGCGCACGCTCCAAGGACGCGCTGTCGTTGATCGGCCAGGGCAAGACCAAGGACCAGGTGCTGGCCGAGACCGGCTGCGTGGTCGGTGTGAACGACCTGTCCCTGAGCATCGGCACTGGCGAGATCTTCGTGATCATGGGCCTGTCGGGTTCCGGCAAGTCCACCCTGGTGCGCCACTTCAACCGCCTGATCGACCCCACCAGCGGCGCGATCCTGGTGGACGGCGAAGACATCCTGCAACTGGACATGGAAGCCCTGCGCCAATTCCGTCGGCACAAGATCAGCATGGTGTTCCAGAGCTTCGGCCTGCTGCCCCACAAGAGCGTGCTCGATAACGTCGCCTACGGCCTGAAAGTGCGTGGCGAAACCAAGCAGGTGTGCGCCGAACGCGCCCTGCACTGGATCGAAACCGTGGGCCTCAAGGGCTACGAAAACAAATACCCGCACCAGCT of Pseudomonas azotoformans contains these proteins:
- a CDS encoding quaternary amine ABC transporter ATP-binding protein produces the protein MTTVSKIEVKNVFKIFGARSKDALSLIGQGKTKDQVLAETGCVVGVNDLSLSIGTGEIFVIMGLSGSGKSTLVRHFNRLIDPTSGAILVDGEDILQLDMEALRQFRRHKISMVFQSFGLLPHKSVLDNVAYGLKVRGETKQVCAERALHWIETVGLKGYENKYPHQLSGGMRQRVGLARALAADTDIILMDEAFSALDPLIRAEMQDQLLELQKTLHKTIVFITHDLDEAVRIGNRIAILKDGKLIQVGTPREILHSPADEYVDRFVQRRAAVV
- a CDS encoding ABC transporter substrate-binding protein; this translates as MKMHKTLMATLLSAGLLASAGAQAAGWCESGKPVKFAGLNWESGMLLTDILQTVLEKGYDCKTDSLPGNSITMENALSSNDIQVFAEEWVGRSEVWNKAEKAGKVVGVGAPVVGAIEGWYVPRYVIEGDAKRKLEPKAPDLKNIADLAKYASVFKDQEEPSKGRFYNCPAGWTCELDNSEMLKSYGLESTYTNFRPGTGPALDAAVLSSYKRGEPILFYYWSPTPLMGQVDLVKLEEKPGVDKSVSIKVGLSKTFHEQAPELVAVLEKVNLPIDLLNQNLGRMAKERIESPKLAKIFLKEHPEVWHAWVSDDAAKKIDAAL
- a CDS encoding purine-cytosine permease family protein produces the protein MAANDTTPLIERRSIDYIPEAERHGRLFSQFTLWMGANLQITAIVTGALAVVLGGDVFWSLIGLLIGQLIGGGVMALHAAQGPKLGLPQMISSRVQFGVYGAAIPIVLVCLMYLGFTATGTVLSGQALGQLFGVSDSVGILIFASVIVLVTVLGYRVIHFIGRVASVIGVIAFVYLFSRLMSQTDVGALLQIRHFSWSSFLLAVSLAASWQIAFGPYVADYSRYLPSKTSSVKTFFAAGAGSVVGAQVAMVLGVFAAAMSNGQFAGHEVAYIVGLSGTGATAALLYFSIAFGKVTISTLNSYGSFMCIATIVSGFRGRLEVTRLQRLVFVLAIVGTATLIALLGQHSFLGAFKSFILFLLAFFTPWSAINLVDYYCITRERYDVPALADPNGRYGRWNLLGISVYVFGVLVQLPFISTKFYTGPLVAALGDVDISWIIGLVLPAALYYLCAKKWHGTVPDQLILPTEQGAIPTTNGLAAQA
- a CDS encoding ABC transporter permease; translated protein: MFPESFTFSIADWVNGWVDSLVTNYGDVFRHISDTLLWAIVNLEGLLRAAPWWLMLAIVGAVAWHATRKVVTTAVIVGLLFLVGAVGLWDKLMQTLALMMVATVISVLIGIPLGILSARSNRLRSVLMPLLDIMQTMPSFVYLIPVLMLFGLGKVPAIFATVIYAAPPLIRLTDLGIRQVDGEVMEAINAFGANRWQQLFGVQLPLALPSIMAGINQTTMMALSMVVIASMIGARGLGEDVLVGIQTLNVGRGLEAGLAIVILAVVIDRITQAYGRPRHEASK